One window of Equus asinus isolate D_3611 breed Donkey chromosome 7, EquAss-T2T_v2, whole genome shotgun sequence genomic DNA carries:
- the ARK2C gene encoding E3 ubiquitin-protein ligase ARK2C: protein MVLVHVGYLVLPVFGSVRNRGAPFQRSQHPHATSCRHFHLGPPQPQQLAPDFPLAHPVQSQPGLSAHMAPAHQHSSALHQSLTPLPTLQFQDVTGPSFLPQALHQQYLLQQQLLEAQHRRLVSHPRRSQERVSVHPHRLHPSFDFSHQLQTPQPRYLAEGTDWDLSVDAGLSPAQFQVRPIPQHYQHYLATPRMHHFPRNSSSTQMVVHEIRNYPYPQLHFLALQGLNPSRHTSAVRESYEELLQLEDRLGNVTRGAVQNTIERFTFPHKYKKRRPQDGKGKKEEGEESDTDEKCTICLSMLEDGEDVRRLPCMHLFHQLCVDQWLAMSKKCPICRVDIETQLGADS, encoded by the exons GTGCCCCCTTTCAAAGGTCTCAGCATCCGCACGCTACCTCCTGCCGCCACTTCCACCTGGGCCCCCCGCAGCCGCAGCAGCTCGCGCCCGACTTCCCCCTGGCCCACCCCGTGCAGTCGCAGCCTGGCCTCAGCGCCCACATGGCCCCGGCCCACCAGCACAGCAGCGCCCTGCACCAGTCGCTAACCCCGCTGCCCACCCTGCAGTTCCAGGACGTCACAGGTCCCTCCTTCCTACCTCAGGCCCTGCACCAGCAATACCtcctgcagcagcagctcctggaaGCCCAGCACCGCAGGCTCGTCTCGCACCCCAG GCGGAGTCAGGAGCGTGTGTCTGTCCACCCCCACCGCCTCCATCCAAGCTTCGACTTCAGCCACCAACTCCAGACGCCTCAGCCCAGGTATTTGGCTGAGGGCACCGACTG GGATCTCAGTGTGGACGCCGGCTTGAGTCCTGCTCAGTTCCAGGTGCGGCCCATCCCTCAGCACTATCAGCATTACCTAGCGACTCCTCGAATGCACCACTTCCCCCGAAACTCCTCCTCCACGCAGATG GTCGTCCATGAAATCCGAAACTACCCTTACCCTCAGCTTCACTTCCTTGCTCTCCAGGGACTGAACCCCAGCAGACACACCTCCGCCGTGCGGGAGAGCTACGAG gagCTGCTGCAGCTCGAGGACAGGTTGGGAAATGTGACTCGGGGAGCTGTACAGAACACCATTGAGAGGTTCACCTTCCCCCACAAGTACAAGAAG CGAAGACCCCAGGATGGCAAGGGCaagaaggaagagggggaggagtcagacacAGATGAGAAATGCACAATCTGTCTGTCTATGCTGGAAGATGGAGAAGATGTGAG gcGCCTACCCTGTATGCATCTCTTTCACCAACTGTGCGTGGACCAGTGGCTTGCCATGAGCAAGAAATGCCCCATCTGCCGAGTGGACATTGAGACACAGCTGGGAGCTGACAGCTGA